One genomic window of Candidatus Trichorickettsia mobilis includes the following:
- a CDS encoding recombinase family protein — MTKIIAYIRTSTDKQELNNQKLAILEYAQKNNLKINEFVEIQMSSRKTPKQRRIEDVLERLSSSDMLIVTELSRLGRSTPEVIELVNALVARNVRVVILKQNLDISKQDMNSKVTITLFALFSDLERDLISLRTKDALALKKSQGQILGKPIGTLQKSKFDKDASKIIELLKLGLSIRKIAKFFGYKNHISLNTYINKRHLKDGTLNDQSGGLKTA, encoded by the coding sequence ATGACCAAAATTATTGCTTATATTCGTACCTCAACAGATAAACAGGAATTAAATAATCAAAAACTTGCAATATTGGAATATGCACAAAAAAATAATTTAAAAATAAATGAGTTTGTTGAGATTCAAATGTCTTCTAGAAAAACTCCTAAACAGAGGAGAATCGAAGACGTCTTAGAAAGACTCTCTAGTTCTGATATGTTGATTGTAACAGAGCTTAGTAGACTTGGTAGAAGTACTCCTGAAGTTATAGAACTGGTCAATGCGCTAGTTGCAAGAAATGTCAGGGTGGTAATACTTAAACAAAACCTTGATATCAGCAAGCAGGATATGAATTCCAAAGTTACAATTACCTTGTTTGCATTATTTTCGGATCTTGAACGCGATCTGATTAGCTTACGTACCAAAGATGCCCTTGCACTCAAAAAGTCTCAAGGACAAATACTAGGTAAGCCAATTGGAACTCTACAAAAAAGTAAGTTTGACAAAGATGCCAGCAAAATTATAGAACTCTTAAAACTTGGACTTTCAATAAGAAAAATAGCAAAATTCTTTGGTTACAAGAATCATATCTCACTCAACACTTATATTAACAAAAGACATTTAAAAGACGGAACTTTAAATGATCAGAGCGGGGGCTTGAAAACAGCCTGA
- a CDS encoding DUF4158 domain-containing protein, translated as MVTGYKRIKILSEAEINDLYSLPKFTLEEKIVFFTLNKKERQFVEKIPDISSKVYAILQLGYFKAKGRLFSFNYEDVQQDLDYVLTQYFTIQNKHKSILLKAKKDETNKKILALLNFRDFNDKAHKELVEQALLLARIHANHLDIFRELLSQIQIRQITLPSYTILQGIISLAISIEFKRIDNILTSNISQAFETFLSNMTQSGSTVNLSILKIEPKNFKYLELKAECAKSLTYSEYYKLSKQLIDKLEISPKCIRYYAGIADEYNIYRLEKLSRSLRKLCLLCYINQRYKEIINNLITSFIY; from the coding sequence ATGGTTACAGGTTATAAACGTATCAAAATTTTAAGCGAAGCTGAAATCAATGATCTTTATTCTTTGCCAAAATTTACATTAGAAGAAAAGATTGTTTTCTTTACTTTAAATAAGAAAGAGAGACAGTTTGTTGAAAAAATTCCTGATATTTCTTCTAAAGTTTATGCAATATTACAACTTGGCTATTTTAAAGCCAAAGGTCGGTTATTTTCTTTTAATTACGAAGATGTCCAACAAGACTTAGATTATGTATTGACTCAGTATTTTACTATCCAAAATAAACACAAAAGTATATTGCTGAAGGCAAAAAAAGACGAAACCAATAAGAAGATTCTTGCTTTACTGAATTTTCGAGATTTCAACGATAAGGCACACAAAGAGCTTGTAGAACAAGCTCTACTTTTAGCTCGTATTCATGCAAATCATCTAGATATTTTTAGGGAACTATTGTCTCAGATTCAGATAAGACAAATCACATTGCCAAGTTATACTATATTACAGGGCATCATAAGTTTAGCAATCAGCATCGAATTTAAACGTATAGACAATATCCTTACGAGTAATATATCTCAAGCCTTTGAGACCTTTTTGTCAAATATGACTCAATCAGGTTCTACAGTAAATTTATCAATACTCAAGATAGAACCAAAGAATTTTAAATATTTAGAGCTCAAAGCAGAATGTGCTAAGTCTCTTACGTATTCAGAATATTATAAACTATCTAAACAGCTAATAGATAAACTTGAAATATCACCTAAATGTATTAGGTACTACGCTGGTATTGCAGATGAATACAATATTTACAGATTAGAAAAACTTAGCAGGTCTCTTAGAAAACTATGTTTGCTATGCTACATTAATCAGAGATACAAAGAAATCATCAATAATTTAATTACCAGTTTTATCTATTAG
- the gyrB gene encoding DNA topoisomerase (ATP-hydrolyzing) subunit B — MSNNDHEIDKADNYSADSIKVLRGLDAVRKRPGMYIGDTDDGSGLHHMVYEVVDNAIDEALAGHCDAIVVILNSNGSVTVRDNGRGIPVDIHEEEGISAAEVIMTQLHAGGKFDQNSYKISGGLHGVGVSVVNALSEWLELRVWRSNQEYFMRFKNGVAEAPLSITGVTVDKKGTEITFYPSKDTFSTLDFNFTTLEHRLKELAFLNSGVQILLSDHRSSEPKQVEFASSGGITAYVKYIDRAKVALHHCISVTTYTPETGITVELAMQWNDSYHDNILCFTNNIRQRDGGTHLIGFKAGLTRVLSGYIENNGLNKKNKINFSGDDIREGLSCVLSVKVPDPKFSSQTKDKLVSSEVRTAVENATYSKVLQWLEEHPNDAKIVINKVIEAAVAREAARKARELTRRKSALEISSLPGKLADCQEKDPAKSELFIVEGDSAGGTAKQGRDRKYQAILPLRGKILNIERARFDKMLGSEQIGTLITALGTSVGNDDFNIAKLRYHKIVIMTDADVDGSHIRTLLLTFFYRHMRELMDRGYLYIAQPPLYKAKRGSAEYYLKNEQALQEYLIKSVINDSALLLADGNRVQDQELQQIIAQIEKFVTALDQVNIKFPKNILECLAINNLLDNNLFDASNKEQVMARVSTLNLGEFEPGKTDWQVVMGDNYIEFFRLVRGLKESRTLSSEQVNSVEFRKIRNSAIALHDIFTKPVQLIIKSQEYKNIILPTILLHTLLGHSKRGITIQRFKGLGEMNSEQLWETTLDPIRRTLLQVKVGETDDAEEIISTLMGSVVEPRREFIQENALNVVNLDV, encoded by the coding sequence ATGTCAAATAACGACCACGAAATAGATAAAGCAGATAATTATAGTGCCGACTCGATTAAGGTACTTAGAGGCCTGGATGCTGTCAGAAAAAGACCAGGAATGTATATTGGTGATACTGACGATGGTTCAGGGCTACACCACATGGTTTATGAAGTTGTCGATAATGCCATTGATGAAGCGTTGGCAGGTCACTGTGATGCTATTGTAGTCATCTTAAATAGTAACGGTTCTGTAACGGTACGAGACAATGGTCGTGGTATCCCAGTAGATATTCACGAGGAAGAAGGAATATCCGCTGCCGAAGTAATCATGACTCAATTGCATGCCGGCGGGAAATTTGATCAAAATTCATACAAAATTTCAGGTGGCTTACATGGTGTTGGCGTATCAGTAGTCAATGCGTTATCAGAGTGGTTGGAATTACGTGTTTGGCGGTCAAATCAAGAATATTTCATGCGTTTTAAAAACGGTGTAGCTGAGGCTCCGCTTAGTATTACTGGTGTTACTGTTGATAAAAAAGGAACGGAAATCACATTTTACCCATCAAAAGATACTTTTAGTACTTTGGATTTTAATTTTACCACTCTTGAGCATCGCTTAAAGGAATTAGCCTTCCTAAATTCCGGGGTGCAAATTTTATTGAGTGATCACCGTAGTAGCGAACCAAAACAAGTTGAGTTTGCTTCATCAGGTGGGATTACTGCTTATGTCAAATATATAGATCGAGCAAAAGTAGCGCTACATCATTGTATATCAGTAACCACATATACTCCTGAGACCGGCATTACCGTAGAGCTTGCCATGCAATGGAATGATTCCTATCATGACAATATCCTATGCTTTACTAATAATATCAGACAGCGCGACGGCGGTACTCACCTTATAGGATTTAAAGCAGGATTAACCAGAGTTTTAAGTGGATATATAGAAAATAATGGTCTGAATAAAAAAAATAAAATAAATTTTTCTGGTGACGATATTAGAGAAGGTCTATCTTGCGTATTGTCAGTTAAAGTGCCGGATCCTAAATTTTCATCACAAACAAAAGATAAGTTAGTTAGCTCAGAAGTGCGAACAGCTGTTGAAAATGCCACATATAGCAAAGTGCTACAATGGCTGGAAGAGCATCCTAATGATGCCAAAATTGTTATTAATAAAGTAATTGAAGCCGCTGTTGCTCGTGAAGCCGCCAGAAAAGCAAGAGAATTAACCAGACGAAAATCTGCACTTGAAATATCAAGTTTACCAGGAAAATTAGCTGACTGCCAAGAAAAAGATCCGGCAAAATCAGAATTATTTATCGTAGAGGGAGATTCAGCTGGTGGCACCGCAAAGCAAGGCCGTGATCGAAAATATCAAGCTATCTTACCGCTAAGAGGAAAAATCCTTAATATTGAACGAGCAAGATTTGATAAAATGCTTGGCTCTGAACAGATTGGCACCTTAATTACTGCGCTTGGAACTAGTGTCGGCAATGATGATTTCAATATTGCAAAACTTAGGTACCATAAAATAGTAATTATGACTGATGCTGATGTTGATGGTTCGCACATCAGGACGTTATTATTAACTTTCTTTTATCGTCACATGCGAGAATTAATGGATAGAGGTTATTTATATATAGCCCAACCACCATTATACAAAGCAAAAAGAGGCAGTGCTGAGTATTATTTAAAAAATGAGCAAGCACTACAAGAATATTTAATTAAGTCAGTAATTAATGATTCTGCTTTATTATTAGCCGACGGTAACCGGGTACAGGATCAGGAATTACAACAAATAATTGCTCAAATAGAAAAATTTGTTACAGCATTAGATCAAGTTAATATCAAATTCCCTAAAAATATTCTGGAATGTTTGGCTATAAATAATTTGCTGGATAATAATTTATTTGATGCAAGCAACAAAGAACAGGTTATGGCTCGCGTCAGCACTTTAAACCTTGGAGAATTTGAGCCAGGTAAGACAGATTGGCAAGTGGTGATGGGAGATAATTATATTGAATTTTTCCGCTTGGTTAGAGGATTAAAAGAAAGTAGAACTTTATCGAGCGAACAAGTTAATTCAGTGGAATTTAGGAAGATTAGAAACTCTGCCATAGCTTTACATGATATTTTTACTAAACCAGTACAATTGATAATAAAATCACAAGAATATAAGAATATTATTTTACCGACAATATTACTACATACCCTTCTCGGTCATAGTAAGCGTGGTATAACTATACAACGTTTCAAAGGGCTTGGTGAAATGAATTCCGAGCAATTATGGGAAACTACTTTAGATCCAATCCGTCGCACCTTATTACAGGTAAAAGTAGGTGAAACAGATGATGCTGAAGAAATCATCTCAACTTTGATGGGTAGTGTAGTAGAACCTAGACGTGAATTTATTCAAGAAAATGCTTTGAATGTAGTGAATTTAGATGTTTAG
- a CDS encoding alpha/beta hydrolase: MPEVFFNGPSGRIEGRYTESSNKKAPLALVLHPNPSYGGTMNNKVVYNTYKALVEHGFTVLRVNFRGVGRSQGVFDNGIGEMTDAATALDWLQINNQYSDINLIAGFSFGAWIAMQLIMRRPEINHFIAISPPVNKYDFSFLSPCPIPGLIVQGDQDSIVSEEAVVELANKLSKQRHIQVDYKLINGADHFFRNKIEELTQVLSEFLQLKFSNQPNNQQFVQSNIRDIEETIQETKRQKVFLD, encoded by the coding sequence ATGCCAGAAGTTTTTTTTAATGGCCCATCAGGTCGCATCGAAGGACGATATACCGAATCCAGCAACAAGAAGGCGCCTCTTGCGTTGGTACTACATCCGAATCCTTCATATGGTGGCACGATGAATAATAAGGTAGTATATAATACCTACAAAGCTTTGGTTGAACACGGATTCACTGTACTCAGAGTCAATTTTAGAGGAGTGGGACGTTCCCAAGGAGTATTTGATAACGGTATTGGCGAAATGACTGATGCTGCCACAGCGCTAGACTGGTTACAAATTAATAACCAGTATAGTGATATAAACTTAATTGCAGGGTTTTCATTCGGTGCCTGGATTGCTATGCAACTTATTATGCGCCGGCCAGAAATTAACCATTTTATAGCAATTTCTCCACCTGTAAATAAATATGATTTTTCATTTTTATCCCCTTGCCCAATTCCAGGTCTTATAGTGCAAGGAGATCAGGACAGTATAGTTTCAGAAGAAGCAGTCGTAGAACTGGCAAATAAATTATCAAAACAAAGACATATACAAGTAGATTATAAGCTAATTAACGGAGCAGACCATTTTTTCCGTAATAAAATTGAAGAATTAACTCAAGTTCTAAGTGAGTTTTTGCAATTAAAATTCTCTAATCAGCCAAATAACCAGCAATTTGTACAATCAAACATCAGGGATATTGAAGAAACTATACAAGAAACAAAACGCCAGAAAGTGTTTCTTGATTAA
- a CDS encoding TIGR01459 family HAD-type hydrolase, producing MHQLQYKNIFSVIDDYDVFLFDLWGVIIEGDQLYPGVVDVINAVSSANKQVFFVSNAPRSKLWSHKIVTSWGIKTTPEMVITSGEVARQVIKNSATTLGIELPVIYHLGADRNDDITQELNCQLTTEINDANILLLTIYRDEGEDTNQFDQILESAVSRKIINICANPDIIIPRQESYRYCAGYFAQKLEQLGGKVIYTGKPYTEIYDQVTLQLPLVPKNRILMIGDTFETDILGANKICINSALVLTGNAKKFHQSHTTIEDKLHSIYLGAVKFEAQPDFVIDLTE from the coding sequence ATGCATCAATTACAATATAAAAATATTTTTTCAGTTATAGATGATTACGACGTATTTTTATTTGATCTATGGGGAGTCATTATTGAAGGTGATCAACTATATCCAGGAGTAGTTGATGTTATTAACGCTGTTTCTTCTGCTAATAAACAGGTATTTTTTGTCTCCAATGCCCCACGTTCAAAATTGTGGTCACATAAAATAGTAACTTCATGGGGCATTAAAACAACTCCAGAAATGGTAATAACCTCAGGAGAAGTTGCCAGACAAGTAATAAAAAATAGCGCCACAACACTTGGAATAGAGCTACCGGTAATTTATCACTTAGGAGCAGATCGTAACGATGATATTACTCAAGAACTGAATTGCCAGCTTACAACAGAAATAAATGATGCCAATATTTTATTATTAACTATATACCGCGATGAAGGCGAGGATACAAATCAATTTGATCAAATATTGGAGAGCGCAGTATCACGTAAAATAATAAATATCTGTGCTAACCCAGATATTATAATTCCAAGGCAGGAATCATATAGATATTGCGCTGGATATTTTGCTCAAAAACTAGAACAGCTGGGCGGCAAGGTAATATATACCGGAAAACCCTACACTGAAATATATGATCAAGTAACACTGCAATTACCATTAGTGCCTAAGAATCGTATTCTAATGATTGGCGATACTTTTGAAACCGATATTTTAGGAGCTAACAAAATTTGCATAAATTCGGCCTTAGTCTTGACCGGTAATGCCAAAAAATTCCATCAATCACATACTACTATAGAAGATAAATTGCATAGTATCTATCTGGGCGCAGTTAAGTTCGAAGCTCAACCAGATTTCGTTATTGATCTTACAGAATAA
- a CDS encoding IS5 family transposase (programmed frameshift): MRYKNLSILSEEHFRRLTGVRNSTFEKMVGILKTEKQINRRYQGGRRASLSMEDSLLMTLEYLREYRTYFHIAKNYGVSESSAFKTIRFVEDTLIKHPDFALPGKKALVKSGMEYELVLIDATESPIERPPKKQKYYYSGKKKRHTLKTQIVVDKKSKRVICTSFSNGKRHDFKLFKESRTHILPEVKVITDTGYQGLQKIHTNSELPKKKSKKNALTKEDKKNNRSLASDRVLNENVIGMLKRFKIIADKYRNRRKRFGLRFNLIAGLYNWELGK; the protein is encoded by the exons ATGAGATATAAAAATTTAAGCATTTTATCGGAAGAGCATTTTAGAAGATTAACAGGGGTAAGAAATAGTACATTTGAAAAGATGGTAGGGATTTTAAAGACAGAGAAACAAATAAATAGGAGGTACCAAGGTGGCAGAAGAGCTAGTCTTAGTATGGAAGACAGCCTATTAATGACACTTGAATATTTAAGGGAATACCGTACCTATTTTCATATAGCTAAGAATTATGGAGTTAGCGAAAGCAGTGCATTTAAAACAATTCGTTTTGTTGAAGACACTCTAATAAAACATCCGGATTTTGCTCTTCCAGGTAAGAAGGCTCTAGTTAAAAGCGGTATGGAGTATGAATTAGTTTTAATAGATGCTACAGAAAGCCCTATAGAGCGACCCC CAAAAAAACAGAAATACTATTACTCAGGTAAAAAGAAAAGACATACGTTAAAGACTCAAATAGTAGTAGATAAGAAAAGCAAACGAGTCATATGCACTTCTTTTTCCAATGGTAAGCGTCATGATTTTAAATTATTTAAAGAATCAAGAACCCATATACTGCCTGAGGTTAAAGTGATTACTGATACTGGTTATCAAGGCTTACAGAAGATTCATACAAATTCTGAGCTACCAAAGAAAAAGAGTAAAAAGAATGCTTTAACTAAAGAAGATAAGAAAAATAATAGAAGTTTAGCAAGTGACAGAGTATTAAATGAAAATGTTATCGGTATGTTAAAGCGTTTTAAAATAATTGCTGATAAATATCGAAATAGACGCAAAAGATTTGGTCTTAGGTTCAATTTAATTGCTGGTTTATATAATTGGGAGCTTGGTAAATGA
- a CDS encoding Tn3 family transposase: protein MGEDAEQIDHTNFWKSAYNILPKTQYLPTADYIAGQSFDFESAKWEFYVNKAKRIKGNLRMLFRSIELCSIKKDDDLMQAISFLKDVFDKDLPLSKVVTDKFPDKFIPKNIRKYLHIAKNDSTAKSESTKQARTNSDKATKINAYHPDKYEFYLYQSIAKEIDKGNIFCNESIKYKSLSADLVSDKVWQNKDELLQKLNYPNIAVNIEQRLNELEVKLHTKILEVNRKIASKENSHIKIKESKTKDDKVDKDGKTQHKWHLINPTTEEKDDNFFAGVPNINISELLYFINEQTNFCEAFDHIKPRYSKQKADYEGIIACIVANGFSFGTYRMSRSCDISYSTLSNIEKNFLSLENLREANDIISNKIASLKVFNSWNILPDKLLAAVDGQKFETRLDTMQARYSPKYFGLKKGIVPFSMVLNHVPINCKIIGANEHESHYTYDIIYNNTSDVDPDAVSGDMHSINRVNFAVLDSISKLFMPNFSDPEEQVKSLRSMKPLVLYKDCFIKPTKLANRKLITEEWENIQRIFVSLATQESTQATIISKLSSHKRYSRIKTALWEYDSILKSIYLLDFIDDDILRSQIRKALNRVESYHQLRRAIAKVHSGKFRGQTILENEVWNQCSRLLANSIILYNAIILDKLLAECIAQGNIEGINYLNSISPVRWEHINFIGKYVFLQGKSTINIEDIIAQLQKNLKTTLYT from the coding sequence ATGGGAGAAGATGCAGAGCAAATAGACCATACAAATTTTTGGAAATCTGCGTACAATATTCTTCCTAAAACTCAATATCTACCAACCGCTGACTATATTGCAGGACAATCCTTTGATTTTGAGTCTGCTAAATGGGAATTCTATGTTAATAAGGCTAAGCGTATCAAAGGCAATCTCCGTATGCTATTCAGATCGATAGAGCTTTGTAGCATTAAAAAGGATGATGATTTAATGCAAGCCATATCATTCTTGAAGGATGTGTTTGATAAAGACTTGCCCTTGAGCAAAGTAGTTACAGATAAATTTCCTGATAAATTTATCCCAAAAAATATCAGAAAGTATCTACATATTGCAAAAAATGATAGTACTGCTAAATCTGAAAGTACAAAGCAAGCAAGAACAAACTCAGACAAAGCTACCAAGATCAATGCTTATCATCCTGATAAATATGAGTTTTATCTATATCAATCTATTGCGAAAGAAATTGATAAAGGAAATATTTTTTGTAACGAAAGTATCAAATACAAAAGCCTGAGTGCAGATCTTGTCTCTGATAAGGTATGGCAAAATAAAGACGAACTCCTACAAAAACTGAACTATCCTAATATCGCAGTCAACATAGAACAAAGACTTAATGAGTTAGAGGTAAAACTTCATACAAAAATTCTAGAAGTGAATAGAAAAATTGCCAGTAAAGAAAACAGTCACATTAAAATAAAAGAGAGCAAGACTAAAGATGACAAAGTTGATAAGGATGGGAAAACACAGCACAAATGGCATTTAATCAACCCTACTACAGAGGAGAAAGATGACAATTTCTTTGCTGGAGTGCCAAATATCAATATCAGCGAATTACTATATTTTATCAACGAACAAACCAACTTCTGTGAAGCTTTTGATCATATTAAACCACGTTATTCTAAGCAAAAAGCTGATTACGAAGGAATCATTGCATGCATTGTAGCAAACGGGTTTAGCTTTGGTACTTATCGCATGTCGCGAAGTTGTGATATAAGCTATAGCACTCTGAGTAATATAGAAAAAAACTTTTTGAGCCTAGAGAATTTACGAGAAGCTAACGATATTATCAGTAACAAAATAGCAAGTCTGAAGGTTTTTAATTCGTGGAACATTTTACCAGATAAGTTACTGGCTGCAGTAGATGGTCAAAAGTTTGAAACAAGGCTAGATACTATGCAAGCTAGATACTCTCCAAAATATTTTGGCTTAAAAAAAGGTATTGTCCCATTTAGTATGGTACTCAACCATGTACCGATCAATTGCAAGATTATTGGCGCCAATGAACATGAGAGCCATTATACCTACGACATTATATATAATAATACTTCTGACGTTGATCCAGACGCTGTATCGGGAGACATGCATTCAATCAACAGAGTCAATTTTGCTGTGCTTGATTCCATAAGCAAATTATTTATGCCAAATTTTTCTGATCCAGAAGAACAAGTCAAAAGTCTCAGGAGCATGAAACCTCTGGTCCTTTATAAAGACTGCTTTATCAAACCTACTAAACTGGCCAATAGAAAACTTATCACAGAGGAATGGGAAAATATTCAAAGAATTTTTGTATCACTCGCTACCCAAGAATCAACACAAGCTACAATCATAAGTAAGTTGTCATCTCATAAAAGATATAGCAGAATTAAAACAGCTCTTTGGGAATATGATTCAATACTGAAAAGCATCTATTTACTGGATTTCATAGATGATGATATTTTACGTAGTCAAATTCGTAAAGCTTTAAACAGGGTTGAGTCTTACCACCAGCTACGTAGAGCTATAGCAAAAGTGCATAGTGGAAAGTTCAGAGGACAGACCATTTTAGAGAACGAGGTCTGGAATCAATGCTCTAGATTACTAGCAAACTCTATAATATTATACAATGCAATTATACTAGATAAACTACTTGCAGAGTGCATTGCACAAGGAAATATAGAAGGAATAAACTATTTAAACAGCATATCACCAGTAAGGTGGGAACACATAAACTTTATTGGCAAATATGTATTCCTACAAGGGAAAAGTACAATAAATATTGAGGATATAATTGCACAGTTACAAAAGAACCTAAAAACAACCTTATACACCTAG
- a CDS encoding Na+/H+ antiporter NhaC family protein — protein sequence MHILINFLPILFFVLLYVGSGIYYTIIGVDYAFYQVSPIVAIIPAIALAWSLYRGTTEEKINCFLDGVRHRDIITMCIIFLLSGAFGAVTKAIGSVDATVNLALSLVPAQFLLIGVFITAAFISTAIGTSMGTIATIAPIAANLIEHGAFPAEIGMATVVGGAMFGDSLSIVSDTTIAAVMSQKADPKAKFKLNAIVSLFASIITVVILLLLSNDHHSSTIISEGEYNVILIMPYILLIALPLFGTNVFVCLVVSLLFTWIIGYINQDYSIINFSNDIVKGFAHMQEIMLLSLMVGGLSGFASKSSKDIALYLSEVIRKRGNKRAAQFVIAKIVSVFDLLFANNTVAIIFSGEIAKDIAEKYKIPPHYSATWLDIFSIVFQGIIPYGAQILLVSSLANLSPVSIIPHVYYCYILGIVSIAYIIWIPLPKISEVSIHGF from the coding sequence ATGCATATATTAATTAATTTTTTACCAATCTTATTTTTTGTACTACTTTATGTAGGTAGTGGAATATATTATACTATTATTGGTGTTGATTATGCTTTTTATCAAGTCTCACCGATTGTCGCAATTATTCCAGCAATTGCATTAGCTTGGTCGTTATATCGTGGTACCACTGAAGAAAAAATTAATTGTTTTCTTGATGGAGTAAGACATCGCGATATCATCACTATGTGTATAATATTTTTATTATCCGGGGCATTTGGTGCTGTAACGAAAGCTATTGGTAGCGTAGATGCTACAGTAAATTTAGCATTATCTTTAGTGCCGGCACAGTTTTTGCTAATCGGAGTGTTTATTACAGCAGCTTTTATTTCAACAGCAATTGGAACCTCTATGGGTACAATTGCAACTATCGCTCCTATTGCCGCTAATTTAATAGAACATGGTGCCTTTCCGGCAGAGATTGGCATGGCTACTGTGGTTGGTGGAGCAATGTTTGGTGATAGTTTATCAATCGTTTCTGATACTACGATTGCAGCAGTAATGTCGCAAAAAGCTGATCCAAAAGCAAAATTTAAGCTTAACGCAATCGTTTCTCTTTTTGCCTCAATAATTACGGTAGTTATTTTATTATTGTTAAGTAATGACCATCATAGCAGCACTATAATTTCTGAAGGCGAGTATAATGTTATTTTAATTATGCCTTATATTTTATTAATAGCATTACCTTTATTTGGTACAAATGTATTTGTTTGCCTGGTGGTTTCTTTACTATTCACCTGGATTATTGGCTATATAAATCAAGATTATAGCATAATTAATTTTAGTAATGATATAGTAAAGGGTTTTGCCCATATGCAAGAAATTATGTTGCTTTCTTTAATGGTTGGTGGACTATCAGGCTTTGCCAGCAAAAGTAGTAAAGATATAGCTCTTTATTTATCTGAGGTCATTCGTAAGAGAGGCAATAAACGGGCAGCACAGTTTGTAATTGCTAAAATAGTTTCGGTCTTTGATTTGCTATTTGCCAATAATACTGTGGCAATTATTTTTAGTGGAGAAATAGCAAAAGATATAGCGGAGAAGTACAAAATCCCTCCGCATTATAGTGCTACTTGGTTAGATATTTTTTCAATAGTATTTCAAGGGATAATACCATATGGCGCGCAAATATTATTAGTAAGCTCATTGGCCAATTTATCACCAGTTAGTATTATACCACATGTATATTATTGTTATATTTTAGGTATAGTGTCAATTGCTTATATTATTTGGATCCCTTTACCAAAGATCTCTGAAGTGAGCATTCACGGTTTTTAA